The Spirosoma radiotolerans genome has a window encoding:
- a CDS encoding ADP-ribosylglycohydrolase family protein has product MRKMCLLLIVLALAAFGPAPSPKKRTPGSVTMSKATLQDKIKGGWAGQVIGCTFGGPTEFKFNGTMMNEYQPIPWYDGYIKKTMIENVGLYDDLYMDLTFVDVFEKKGLDAPVSEHAKAFANAGYMLWHANQAGRYNVLNGLKAPASGHWLNNPHADDIDFQIEADFSGLMSPGMPNTAVQIGDSIGHIMNYGDGWYGGVYVGAMYALAFVNNDVNYVVREGLKAVPAQSTFYQCIADVIKWHDQYPNDWKRTWLEIQRKWADEVGCPDGIFAPFDIDAKVNSAYIVLGLLYGQGDYTKTMQISTRAGQDSDCNPSSAGGILGTILGYNKIPAYWKQGLKEAEDIDFKYTTRSLNDVYTIGMKHALQVIERNGGKVAGDQVTMAVQTPKAVRLEQSFPGHFPTEKRAINKDLTSEYTANFEGNGFIVVGDTRPKAQMGSYEYESNYVGKLEVYVDEKLVETASQPASFTRRRYDLTWSYKLPSGKHTVRLKLLNPDSEHTVRLRNLIVFGDKPILARY; this is encoded by the coding sequence ATGAGAAAAATGTGTTTGCTCCTGATTGTATTGGCTTTGGCGGCTTTTGGCCCTGCACCATCCCCTAAAAAACGAACGCCTGGCTCTGTAACGATGTCGAAAGCGACGTTGCAGGATAAGATCAAAGGTGGCTGGGCTGGTCAGGTGATTGGCTGCACCTTCGGTGGGCCAACGGAATTTAAATTCAATGGGACCATGATGAATGAATACCAGCCTATTCCGTGGTACGATGGTTACATTAAGAAAACAATGATCGAAAATGTGGGTCTGTACGATGACCTGTATATGGACCTGACGTTTGTGGATGTATTCGAGAAGAAAGGGCTCGATGCCCCTGTCAGCGAACACGCCAAGGCTTTTGCCAATGCCGGATACATGCTCTGGCACGCCAACCAGGCGGGACGATACAATGTTCTTAATGGCCTGAAAGCACCAGCCTCGGGTCATTGGCTCAATAACCCCCATGCCGACGATATTGATTTTCAGATCGAGGCCGATTTTTCGGGACTCATGTCGCCGGGTATGCCCAACACCGCCGTGCAGATCGGTGATTCCATCGGGCATATCATGAACTATGGGGATGGCTGGTATGGGGGTGTATATGTAGGAGCCATGTATGCGCTGGCATTTGTTAATAACGATGTAAACTACGTAGTCCGGGAGGGGCTCAAAGCCGTTCCGGCCCAGAGCACCTTTTACCAGTGCATTGCCGATGTCATCAAATGGCACGACCAGTACCCGAATGACTGGAAACGGACCTGGCTGGAAATTCAGCGCAAGTGGGCCGACGAGGTCGGTTGTCCCGATGGGATATTTGCCCCCTTCGATATCGACGCCAAAGTAAACTCCGCCTACATCGTGCTCGGGTTACTGTATGGGCAGGGCGACTACACCAAAACCATGCAGATCAGCACCCGCGCCGGGCAGGATTCGGATTGTAATCCATCGTCGGCCGGGGGCATTCTGGGAACGATACTGGGGTATAATAAAATACCCGCTTATTGGAAACAGGGCCTTAAAGAAGCTGAAGACATCGACTTTAAATACACTACCAGGTCGCTCAATGATGTGTACACCATTGGCATGAAGCACGCGCTTCAGGTCATTGAACGCAATGGTGGTAAAGTAGCAGGCGACCAGGTGACAATGGCCGTCCAGACGCCCAAAGCGGTACGGTTGGAGCAGAGTTTTCCGGGCCATTTCCCCACCGAAAAACGGGCGATAAATAAAGACCTGACCAGCGAGTATACGGCTAACTTTGAGGGGAACGGTTTCATCGTTGTTGGCGATACCCGGCCAAAAGCGCAAATGGGAAGCTATGAGTATGAAAGTAATTATGTCGGTAAGCTGGAAGTGTATGTGGATGAAAAACTAGTAGAAACGGCCAGCCAACCGGCTAGCTTCACCCGCCGTCGCTACGACCTGACCTGGTCGTATAAACTGCCTTCCGGCAAGCACACGGTGCGACTGAAGCTTCTCAACCCTGACAGCGAGCATACTGTCCGCCTGCGAAATTTGATTGTTTTTGGCGATAAGCCTATTCTGGCTCGTTATTAA
- the rbsK gene encoding ribokinase: MSSVVCVIGSSNTDMVIKGDKLPAPGETVLGGTFLMNPGGKGANQAVAAARLGAGSQPTRVSFVANVGNDIFGRQALQQFEREGIQTDYVTTDADEPSGVALIGVDSRGENCIMVASGANARLGQAQVAQALKAQTNPAATVVLLQLETPIPTVAYAIQQSYERGMRVMLNPAPAQVLDSAVLACLHVITPNESEAEWLTGVRVTDEASAQQAAQRLHEAGVPNVVITLGARGAYLSTSDGASLIAAPPVTAVDTTAAGDCFNGALAVAIAEGHDLPKAVAFACKAASISVTRMGAQASLPHRHEVDALPY; this comes from the coding sequence ATGTCTTCTGTTGTTTGTGTTATTGGCAGTTCGAACACCGATATGGTGATCAAGGGAGACAAGCTCCCGGCCCCTGGAGAAACCGTCCTTGGCGGTACGTTTCTCATGAATCCCGGCGGGAAAGGCGCCAACCAGGCGGTAGCCGCTGCCCGGCTCGGAGCTGGTAGCCAGCCTACCAGGGTATCTTTTGTAGCCAATGTGGGCAATGATATATTTGGTCGGCAGGCGCTCCAGCAGTTTGAACGGGAGGGAATTCAAACCGACTATGTTACGACAGACGCTGATGAACCATCGGGTGTGGCCCTGATCGGGGTGGATAGCCGGGGCGAGAACTGCATCATGGTGGCGTCGGGCGCCAATGCCAGGCTAGGGCAGGCGCAGGTGGCACAAGCCCTAAAGGCCCAAACCAACCCTGCTGCCACGGTCGTGCTGCTGCAATTGGAAACCCCCATTCCAACCGTGGCCTACGCTATTCAGCAGAGCTACGAGCGCGGGATGCGGGTGATGCTGAATCCGGCCCCGGCGCAGGTTCTCGACTCGGCGGTGCTGGCTTGTCTGCACGTTATTACGCCCAACGAAAGCGAAGCCGAATGGCTCACGGGTGTCCGGGTAACCGACGAAGCTTCTGCTCAGCAAGCTGCTCAGCGCCTTCACGAAGCGGGGGTGCCGAATGTAGTGATCACCCTTGGCGCACGGGGAGCCTACCTGTCAACGTCGGACGGAGCTTCCCTGATTGCTGCTCCGCCCGTCACGGCGGTTGATACAACAGCGGCTGGCGACTGTTTCAACGGGGCGCTGGCGGTAGCCATCGCCGAAGGGCACGACCTACCCAAAGCGGTGGCGTTTGCCTGTAAAGCTGCATCGATCTCGGTTACCCGCATGGGCGCACAGGCCTCGTTGCCTCACCGTCACGAAGTCGATGCACTCCCTTACTGA